Proteins encoded together in one Carya illinoinensis cultivar Pawnee chromosome 3, C.illinoinensisPawnee_v1, whole genome shotgun sequence window:
- the LOC122304852 gene encoding LOB domain-containing protein 27-like, which yields MTKETGNMQACASCKHQRRKCDESCELAPFFPASRYREFQNAHRLFGVSNILKILSAVEPSQKEAAAESILMEGNARKKDPVHGCLGIVRSLESQIKFYEKQLDFVTRFLALSREKEKLELQQRKHNLDDYIRSSTSTDSPLASQQLDDDDQLDHGFKYLTPILLPELHGEYLGGIMKNSLPSDKYNYQSTLEEGVDVKPFDIQHLDQMLESYQQDNFVASFRGPGESSRSSPISKAHGRQPLERVGEGDTQNEVGSSTKGKDDRDIKDE from the exons ATGACTAAGGAGACTGGAAATATGCAGGCCTGTGCTTCATGCAAACATCAAAGGAGAAAATGTGACGAAAGCTGTGAGCTAGCTCCATTCTTCCCGGCAAGCAGGTATAGAGAGTTTCAAAATGCACACAGGCTCTTTGGGGTGAGCAACATTCTAAAGATCTTAAGTGCAGTCGAGCCAAGCCAAAAAGAAGCTGCTGCTGAATCAATACTCATGGAAGGAAACGCAAGGAAAAAGGATCCTGTGCATGGTTGTCTTGGTATTGTCCGTAGCCTTGAGTCCCAGATCAAGTTCTATGAAAAGCAGCTTGATTTTGTGACTCGGTTCCTTGCCCTTTCCCGTGAGAAAGAGAAGCTCGAGCTGCAGCAGCGAAAACACAACTTGGACGATTATATAAGAAGTAGTACTAGTACAGATTCTCCATTAGCATCGCAgcagcttgatgatgatgatcaactTGATCATGGGTTTAAGTATCTGACACCAATTCTGCTGCCTGAATTA CATGGCGAATATTTAGGAGGCATCATGAAAAACTCTCTACCCAGtgataaatataattatcaGTCAACCTTAGAAGAAGGTGTGGATGTGAAACCCTTTGACATTCAGCATTTAGATCAAATGTTGGAATCTTATCAGCAGGATAATTTTGTTGCAAGTTTCAGAGGACCTGGAGAATCTTCCCG CAGTAGCCCGATCTCCAAAGCCCATGGTAGGCAGCCTTTGGAGCGTGTTGGTGAGGGAGATACACAAAACGAGGTCGGGTCATCTACAAAAGGAAAGGACGATAGAGACATTAAGGATGAATga
- the LOC122304356 gene encoding WD-40 repeat-containing protein MSI4-like encodes MESQPQVVKKKETRGRKPKPKDDKKEESGKVKEAKKSQQPTVDDKYTQWKSLVPVLYDWLANHNLVWPSLSCRWGPQLEKATYKNRQRLYLSEQTDGSVPNTLVIANCEVVKPRVAAAEHISQFNEEARSPFVKKYKTIIHPGEVNRIRELPQNSKIVATHTDSPDVLIWDVEAQPNRHAVLGATNSRPDLILTGHQDNAEFALAMCPTEPYVLSGGKDKSVVLWSIQDHISATATSPGGGGSIIKPNSKPGEGNDKAADGPSVGPRGVYLGHEDTVEDVAFCPSSAQEFCSVGDDSCLILWDARVGSSPVVKVEKAHNADLHCVDWNPHDDNLVLTGSADNSVRMFDRRNLTSNGVGSPIYKFEGHRAAVLCVQWSPDKSSVFGSSAEDGLLNIWDYEKVGKKVERAARSPSSPPGLFFQHAGHRDKVVDFHWNAFDPWTIVSVSDDCDSTGGGGTLQIWRMSDLIYRPEEEVLAELEKFKSHVVACASKPRES; translated from the exons ATGGAGTCGCAGCCGCAGGTAGTGAAGAAGAAGGAGACGAGGGGCCGGAAGCCGAAGCCCAAGGATGATAAGAAAGAGGAATCTGGGAAGGTGAAGGAGGCGAAGAAGTCTCAGCAGCCCACCGTCGACGACAAGTACACCCAGTGGAAGTCTCTCGTCCCTGTCCTCTACGACTGGCTCGCCAACCACAACCTCGTCTGGCCCTCTCTCTCTTGCCG GTGGGGTCCTCAGCTGGAGAAAGCGACTTACAAGAATCGCCAGCGTCTCTATCTCTCTGAACAG ACTGATGGTAGTGTTCCAAATACTTTGGTCATTGCAAATTGTGAAGTTGTCAAACCTAGGGTTGCAGCTGCCGAGCACATATCCCAG TTCAATGAAGAAGCACGGTCACCATTTGTAAAGAAGTACAAGACCATCATACATCCTGGGGAG GTGAACAGAATCAGGGAACTCCCACAGAACTCAAAGATTGTGGCCACTCATACTGACAGTCCTGAT GTTCTCATTTGGGATGTTGAAGCTCAACCTAACCGTCATGCTGTCCTTGGAGCTACCAATTCTCGTCCAGATTTG ATTTTGACTGGACATCAAGATAATGCAGAATTCGCTCTTGCAATGTGCCCGACTGAACCCTATGTGCTATCTGGAG GGAAGGACAAGTCGGTGGTTTTGTGGAGTATTCAGGACCATATTTCGGCAACAGCCACATCACCAGGAGGCGGGGGATCAATCATTAAACCAAACTCTAAACCTGGGGAAGGCAATGATAAAGCTGCTGATGGCCCTTCTGTTGGACCAAGGGGTGTCTACCTTGGGCATGAAGATACAGTTGAAGATGTGGCATTCTGTCCATCCAG TGCACAGGAGTTTTGTAGTGTTGGAGACGATTCTTGCCTTATATTGTGGGATGCACGAGTTGGCTCCAGCCCAGTTGTTAAG GTTGAGAAGGCACATAATGCTGATCTTCACTGTGTTGATTGGAATCCCCACGATGATAACCTTGTTCTAACTGG GTCAGCAGATAATTCTGTCCGTATGTTTGATCGGCGAAATCTCACTTCAAATGGAGTTGGGTCtcctatatataaatttgaggGTCACAGAGCTGCTGTTCTTTGTGTTCAG TGGTCTCCAGATAAGTCATCTGTCTTTGGGAGCTCTGCAGAGGATGGTCTCTTGAACATCTGGGATTATGAGAAG GTTGGTAAAAAGGTAGAGCGAGCAGCAAGAAGTCCAAGTTCTCCTccggggttgtttttccagcaTGCTGGGCACAG GGACAAAGTTGTTGACTTCCACTGGAATGCATTTGATCCGTGGACAATTGTTAGTGTGTCTGATGATTGTGATAGTACCGGAGGAGGAGGGACATTGCAG ATATGGCGCATGAGTGATTTGATCTACCGACCTGAAGAGGAGGTTCTGGCAGAGCTAGAGAAGTTCAAGTCGCATGTGGTTGCTTGTGCTTCAAAGCCTCGAGagtcttga